The Trueperaceae bacterium genome includes a window with the following:
- a CDS encoding chromate transporter: protein MLAETLRLLWSFTKVGLFGFGGGPSMIPLIQEEVVEINRWLTPEEFLDAFALGNALPGPIATKMAGYVGYKIAGPVGAAVSLIGLTAPTIVAIVLLFTAYLRFRDVPAIGGFLRGVRPVVIALLAIVVWQFAPSAFGAPATWLNNWPLWLIALAAFVLTLRFDVHPIYLIVAGGALGIFFLRP, encoded by the coding sequence TTGCTCGCCGAGACGCTGAGGCTCCTGTGGTCCTTCACGAAGGTCGGGCTGTTCGGCTTCGGCGGCGGACCGTCGATGATCCCCCTGATCCAGGAGGAGGTCGTCGAGATCAACCGCTGGCTGACGCCCGAGGAGTTCCTCGACGCCTTCGCCCTCGGCAACGCGCTGCCCGGGCCCATCGCCACGAAGATGGCCGGCTACGTCGGCTACAAGATCGCCGGGCCGGTCGGCGCCGCCGTCAGCCTCATCGGCCTGACCGCGCCGACGATCGTCGCGATCGTCCTGCTCTTCACCGCCTACCTGCGGTTCCGCGACGTGCCGGCGATCGGCGGCTTCCTCCGCGGGGTGAGGCCCGTCGTCATCGCGCTCCTGGCGATCGTCGTCTGGCAGTTCGCGCCCAGCGCCTTCGGGGCGCCGGCGACGTGGCTCAACAACTGGCCGCTGTGGCTGATCGCCCTGGCCGCGTTCGTGCTGACGCTGCGCTTCGACGTCCACCCCATCTACCTGATCGTCGCGGGCGGCGCGCTGGGCATCTTCTTCCTGCGGCCGTAG
- a CDS encoding ATP-binding protein yields MTLRELEKIVAERESSSLEFKRTTGQRSDACKALTGMLNGSGGRVLFGVAPNGDITGQDVSDRTLEQLSAELSFIEPTVLPSIESVDLPSGKSVISVSVGNGQLRPYEYRGKAYKRVGNTTLEMGHHEREQMLLERMHGTSRWENQPLDGWEPSDLDGDEIRKTIGEAVRRGRLEDPGSTDARERSSKPAGRARLSPNYGRSAL; encoded by the coding sequence GTGACGCTCCGCGAACTCGAGAAGATCGTTGCTGAGCGCGAGTCGTCGTCGCTCGAGTTCAAGAGGACGACCGGCCAACGTAGTGACGCGTGCAAAGCGCTGACTGGAATGCTCAATGGGTCCGGCGGACGCGTCCTGTTCGGCGTCGCACCGAACGGCGACATCACGGGGCAAGACGTGTCTGACAGGACATTGGAGCAACTGTCAGCCGAGCTGTCCTTCATCGAGCCAACCGTCTTGCCATCCATCGAGAGTGTTGACTTGCCGTCTGGCAAAAGCGTGATCTCGGTGTCAGTAGGCAACGGTCAGCTTCGACCGTATGAGTACAGGGGGAAGGCATACAAGAGAGTCGGCAACACCACCCTCGAGATGGGACACCACGAGAGAGAACAGATGCTTCTCGAGCGGATGCACGGAACATCTCGGTGGGAGAACCAACCGCTAGACGGGTGGGAGCCTTCGGATCTGGATGGAGATGAGATCCGAAAGACCATCGGCGAAGCCGTGCGCAGGGGCCGACTTGAGGACCCAGGGTCGACGGACGCTCGCGAGAGGAGCTCGAAGCCCGCCGGACGCGCACGGCTCTCGCCGAACTACGGTCGTTCGGCCTTGTAG
- a CDS encoding ABC transporter substrate-binding protein: protein MEMNRESNLESPSRRRRGAALAVRLALALAAASAGAFATAQQGGRAVVSFQVDVSTLDPAIGYDWQNWSIIKSIFDGLMDYEPGTTNLKPHLAESYTVSEDGLTFTFTLRDGVKFHNGRELVADDVKYSLERVLDPATQSPGQGFYLTILGAQEFIDGEADEVAGIQVVDDRTVQFTLAEPDASFLHKLGLNFAHVVPREAVEAAAGDFGHHPVGTGAFKLREWVLGQRLVLERNPDYFEEGVPYLDELVFEIGVDPNVAFLRLQRGEVDILGDGIPSARYTEVLADPQLSQLVATGEQMQTGYVTLNVTMPPFDDVRVRQALNMAINKDRIVRIINNRAVPANQVLPPLFEAHDDAYEGYPYDPERARQLLAEAGYPDGFDTVLYAYNVAPNDRIAQAIQADLAEIGVNVELRTQAQSTVIEAGGAGEAPMIWSGGMAWIADYPDPNNFYWPILACASNIPGGWNWARYCNEEIEERAARADAMAREDQADERTEEWRQIFLDIMEDAPWIPIFHELQVSMHSTRVTGPEGIFTDPMHIPVHYEMVRMAE from the coding sequence ATGGAGATGAACAGAGAGTCGAACCTCGAGTCCCCCAGCAGGAGGAGGCGCGGCGCGGCGCTCGCGGTCCGCCTGGCCCTGGCGCTCGCCGCCGCCTCAGCAGGCGCGTTCGCGACCGCGCAGCAGGGCGGCAGGGCCGTCGTGTCGTTCCAGGTGGACGTCAGCACGCTCGACCCCGCCATCGGCTACGACTGGCAGAACTGGTCGATCATCAAGTCGATCTTCGACGGCCTGATGGACTACGAGCCGGGCACGACGAACCTCAAGCCCCACCTGGCCGAGAGCTACACGGTCTCGGAGGACGGCCTCACCTTCACCTTCACGCTGCGCGACGGCGTCAAGTTCCACAACGGCCGCGAGCTCGTCGCCGACGACGTGAAGTACTCGCTCGAGCGCGTGCTCGACCCGGCGACGCAGAGCCCCGGCCAGGGCTTCTACCTCACCATCCTCGGCGCCCAGGAGTTCATCGACGGCGAGGCCGACGAGGTCGCCGGGATCCAGGTCGTCGACGACCGCACGGTCCAGTTCACGCTGGCGGAGCCGGACGCCTCGTTCCTGCACAAGCTCGGCCTGAACTTCGCCCACGTGGTGCCGCGCGAGGCCGTGGAGGCGGCCGCCGGCGACTTCGGGCACCACCCCGTGGGCACGGGAGCCTTCAAGCTGCGCGAGTGGGTGCTCGGTCAGCGGCTCGTCCTCGAGCGCAACCCCGACTACTTCGAGGAGGGCGTCCCCTACCTCGACGAGCTCGTCTTCGAGATCGGCGTCGACCCGAACGTGGCGTTCCTCAGGCTGCAGCGCGGCGAGGTGGACATCCTCGGCGACGGCATCCCCAGCGCCCGCTACACCGAGGTCCTCGCCGACCCGCAGCTCTCGCAGCTCGTCGCCACCGGCGAGCAGATGCAGACCGGCTACGTGACCCTGAACGTCACGATGCCCCCCTTCGACGACGTCCGCGTGCGCCAGGCGCTGAACATGGCGATCAACAAGGACCGCATCGTGCGCATCATCAACAACAGGGCCGTGCCGGCGAACCAGGTCCTGCCGCCCCTGTTCGAGGCGCACGACGACGCGTACGAGGGCTACCCATACGACCCCGAGCGCGCCAGGCAGCTCCTCGCCGAGGCCGGCTACCCCGACGGCTTCGACACCGTCCTCTACGCCTACAACGTCGCGCCCAACGACCGCATCGCCCAGGCGATACAGGCCGACCTGGCCGAGATCGGCGTGAACGTCGAGCTGCGCACCCAGGCGCAGTCGACGGTCATCGAGGCCGGCGGCGCCGGCGAGGCCCCGATGATCTGGTCGGGCGGGATGGCGTGGATCGCCGACTACCCCGACCCGAACAACTTCTACTGGCCGATCCTCGCCTGCGCCAGCAACATCCCCGGCGGCTGGAACTGGGCGCGGTACTGCAACGAGGAGATCGAGGAGCGCGCCGCCCGCGCCGACGCGATGGCCCGCGAGGACCAGGCGGACGAGCGCACCGAGGAGTGGCGCCAGATCTTCCTCGACATCATGGAGGACGCGCCGTGGATCCCCATCTTCCACGAGCTGCAGGTCAGCATGCACTCGACGCGCGTGACGGGCCCGGAGGGCATCTTCACCGACCCCATGCACATCCCCGTGCACTACGAGATGGTGCGGATGGCTGAATGA
- a CDS encoding acetamidase/formamidase family protein, producing MSDHGFRTIHERHHHFGWDNSLEPVLRVEPGQVLELETVDSSGGQLSERSTAADVGKLDFGRVNPVTGPVHVAGAEPGDALVVEVLDFAESGWGWTGIIPGFGLLAEDFTEPWLNVSRYDAGQVEFLPGVRLPTRPFPGTIGVALAEPGLHSVVPPRAQGGNMDVRDLTRGARLYLPVAVPGALFSLGDTHAAQGDGEVCGTAVETAMKVRVRLDLLKGAGFSAPRYELPAPAASEPMPQGFYATTGVAPDLMVATKDAVRAMIDHLGREYGLDAPTAYALCSVAVHLRVSEVVDMPNWVVSAVLPRHVFV from the coding sequence ATGAGCGACCACGGCTTCCGCACGATCCACGAGCGCCATCACCACTTCGGCTGGGACAACTCGCTCGAGCCCGTGCTGCGTGTGGAGCCGGGGCAGGTCCTGGAGCTCGAGACCGTGGACTCCTCCGGCGGGCAGCTCAGCGAGCGCTCCACCGCCGCCGACGTGGGCAAGCTCGACTTCGGCAGGGTGAACCCGGTGACCGGCCCCGTCCACGTGGCGGGGGCGGAGCCGGGCGACGCGCTCGTCGTCGAGGTCCTCGACTTCGCCGAGTCCGGCTGGGGCTGGACCGGCATCATCCCCGGCTTCGGGCTGCTGGCCGAGGACTTCACCGAGCCGTGGCTCAACGTCTCGCGCTACGACGCCGGGCAGGTCGAGTTCCTGCCCGGCGTCAGGCTGCCCACGCGGCCGTTCCCCGGCACGATCGGCGTAGCGCTGGCCGAGCCGGGTCTGCACTCGGTGGTGCCGCCGCGCGCCCAGGGCGGGAACATGGACGTCCGCGACCTCACCAGGGGCGCGAGGCTCTACCTGCCCGTGGCCGTGCCCGGCGCGCTCTTCTCACTCGGCGACACCCACGCCGCCCAGGGCGACGGCGAGGTCTGCGGCACCGCCGTGGAGACGGCCATGAAGGTGCGGGTGCGCCTCGACCTGCTCAAGGGCGCCGGCTTCTCGGCGCCCCGCTACGAGCTGCCCGCACCGGCCGCGAGCGAGCCGATGCCCCAGGGCTTCTACGCCACGACAGGCGTCGCCCCCGACCTCATGGTCGCGACGAAGGACGCCGTGCGGGCGATGATCGACCACCTCGGGCGCGAGTACGGCCTCGACGCGCCCACCGCCTACGCGCTGTGCAGCGTCGCCGTGCACCTCAGGGTCAGCGAGGTCGTCGACATGCCGAACTGGGTGGTGTCCGCCGTGCTGCCGCGGCACGTGTTCGTCTGA
- a CDS encoding ABC transporter permease, translating into MARLERRAPAGWARRFLANGSGMIGLAGVVVVVVVALAAPVLAPHDPSHQYFDGLTLEGDPLPPSRRFLIGTDLLGRDLLSRVIYGARVSLLVGVAANGVAVLIGLLVGVLAGYFRGAVETALMRLTDVMTAFPALILAIALAAILRPSLWIVALVIALVNWVWIARAIHAQVLSIARRDFVEAASALGMSTFRTLLRHILPHLVSTLMVFGTLGISTTVLLEASLSFLGVGVQPPTPSWGGIINESQSYFLNAPWLVVFPGAAILLTSLSFNLLGEALRDALDLAERR; encoded by the coding sequence GTGGCACGGCTCGAGCGCCGCGCCCCGGCGGGGTGGGCGCGCCGGTTCCTGGCCAACGGCAGCGGCATGATCGGCCTCGCGGGCGTGGTCGTGGTCGTCGTCGTCGCGCTCGCCGCGCCCGTGCTGGCGCCCCACGACCCCTCGCACCAGTACTTCGACGGGCTGACGCTCGAGGGGGACCCGCTGCCGCCCTCGAGGCGCTTCCTCATCGGCACGGACCTGCTCGGCCGCGACCTGCTCTCGCGCGTTATATACGGGGCCCGCGTGTCGCTGCTGGTGGGCGTGGCGGCGAACGGCGTCGCCGTGCTGATAGGGCTGCTCGTCGGCGTCCTGGCCGGCTACTTCCGCGGCGCCGTCGAGACGGCGCTGATGCGCCTCACCGACGTCATGACGGCCTTCCCCGCGCTGATCCTCGCGATCGCCCTGGCCGCGATCCTGCGCCCGAGCCTGTGGATCGTGGCCCTCGTGATCGCCCTCGTGAACTGGGTCTGGATCGCCCGCGCGATCCACGCCCAGGTGCTCTCGATCGCGCGGCGCGACTTCGTCGAGGCCGCCTCCGCCCTGGGCATGAGCACGTTCCGCACGCTGCTGAGGCACATCCTCCCGCACCTGGTGTCGACGCTCATGGTCTTCGGCACGCTGGGCATCTCCACGACGGTCCTGCTCGAGGCGTCGCTGTCGTTCCTCGGCGTGGGCGTCCAGCCGCCGACGCCGTCGTGGGGCGGGATCATCAACGAGAGCCAGTCGTACTTCCTCAACGCCCCCTGGCTCGTGGTCTTCCCCGGCGCCGCGATCCTGCTCACCTCGCTGTCGTTCAACCTGCTCGGCGAGGCGCTGCGCGACGCCCTCGACCTGGCGGAGCGGCGGTGA
- the proS gene encoding proline--tRNA ligase: MPRQEDDFSGWYNDIVYRAELVDLSPVRGSFVLRPYGYALWENVQRHLDAMFKETGHENLYFPLLIPMSYFEREAEHVEGFAPELAVVTHAGGKELEEPYAVRPTSETLFGVLYSKWVKSYRDLPLLYNQWCSVMRWELRTRPFLRTTEFLWQEGHTAHATAEEALAETRQMIDIYARFAREFGALPVVMGEKTARERFAGAQKTLTIEAMMRDGRALQSGTSHFMGENFARAFDITFNDVNNQQAYANTTSWGLSTRFIGALIMAHGDDKGLIMPPRLAPHQVVLLPIYRAGDDAGKAGVLDAVRRLAAELRERGVSVKLDDREELSPGRKFNEWEQKGVPFRVEVGLRDLEAGAATVVDRLTGEKAQVPLAEVAAGMPGRLEAFHDALYRRAEEFMEAHTYTAETLDELAEKVEHGFVWATHCGDEESERQIQELTKATVRCIPFEGPSAEGTVCVHTGRPSGYPRKVLFAKAY, encoded by the coding sequence TTGCCACGTCAAGAGGACGACTTCTCAGGCTGGTACAACGACATCGTCTACCGCGCCGAGCTCGTCGACCTGAGCCCCGTGCGCGGCAGCTTCGTGCTGAGGCCGTACGGCTACGCGCTGTGGGAGAACGTGCAGCGTCACCTCGACGCGATGTTCAAGGAGACGGGGCACGAGAACCTCTACTTCCCGCTGCTGATCCCCATGAGCTACTTCGAGCGCGAGGCCGAGCACGTCGAGGGCTTCGCGCCCGAGCTGGCCGTCGTCACCCACGCCGGCGGCAAGGAGCTCGAGGAGCCCTACGCCGTCCGGCCCACGTCGGAGACGCTGTTCGGCGTGCTTTACAGCAAGTGGGTGAAGAGCTACCGCGACCTGCCGCTGCTCTACAACCAGTGGTGCAGCGTCATGCGCTGGGAGCTGCGCACGCGTCCGTTCCTGCGCACGACGGAGTTCCTCTGGCAGGAGGGCCACACCGCCCACGCCACGGCCGAGGAGGCGCTGGCCGAGACCAGGCAGATGATCGACATCTACGCCCGGTTCGCGCGCGAGTTCGGCGCGCTGCCGGTGGTGATGGGCGAGAAGACCGCGCGCGAGCGCTTCGCCGGGGCGCAGAAGACCCTCACCATCGAGGCGATGATGCGGGACGGCAGGGCGCTGCAGTCGGGCACCAGCCACTTCATGGGCGAGAACTTCGCGCGCGCCTTCGACATCACGTTCAACGACGTCAACAACCAGCAGGCCTACGCGAACACGACTTCCTGGGGCTTGTCCACGCGCTTCATCGGCGCGCTGATCATGGCGCACGGCGACGACAAGGGCCTGATCATGCCGCCGCGCCTCGCCCCCCACCAGGTCGTGCTGCTGCCCATCTACCGGGCCGGCGACGACGCCGGCAAGGCGGGCGTGCTGGACGCCGTGCGGCGCCTCGCCGCCGAGCTCAGGGAGCGCGGCGTGAGCGTGAAGCTCGACGACCGCGAGGAGCTGAGCCCCGGACGCAAGTTCAACGAGTGGGAGCAGAAGGGCGTGCCGTTCCGCGTCGAGGTCGGTCTGCGCGACCTCGAGGCCGGCGCGGCCACGGTCGTGGACAGGCTCACGGGCGAGAAGGCCCAGGTGCCGCTGGCCGAGGTCGCCGCCGGCATGCCCGGCAGGCTCGAGGCGTTCCACGACGCGCTCTACCGGCGCGCCGAGGAGTTCATGGAGGCCCACACCTACACCGCCGAGACGCTCGACGAGCTCGCCGAGAAGGTCGAGCACGGGTTCGTGTGGGCGACGCACTGCGGCGACGAGGAGAGCGAGAGGCAGATCCAGGAGCTGACGAAGGCCACCGTGCGCTGCATCCCCTTCGAGGGCCCCAGCGCCGAGGGCACCGTATGCGTCCACACCGGCAGGCCCAGCGGCTACCCGCGCAAGGTACTCTTCGCGAAGGCGTACTGA
- a CDS encoding ABC transporter permease — MIPYLVKRLLQSAFVLFGVTLVTFLLVYLLPADPARMIAGRSATVATVESIRHELGLDRPLPVQYVSYLSGLVRGDLGRSYAQRARVSDLIASRFAPTMQLALAGIFFELLIGLPAGIAAAMRRGSRFDQFVMTLAFVGVSAPQFVVGLILLYLLAFLVPVFPLGGYGTPLHIVLPAVSVGLAGGGWYARVTRSAAIDVLRQDFVRTARAKGVFPSRVVLKHVLKNAVLPVVALVGLDIGVFMGGIVVVESVFGWPGIGQMIWQAIQLVDIPVIMGGVLVTALFVVVGNLLADAVYPALDPRIRYQ; from the coding sequence GTGATCCCCTACCTCGTCAAGCGTCTCCTCCAGTCGGCGTTCGTGCTGTTCGGCGTCACGCTGGTCACGTTCCTCCTCGTCTACCTGCTGCCGGCCGACCCGGCCCGGATGATCGCGGGACGCAGCGCCACCGTGGCGACGGTCGAGAGCATCAGGCACGAGCTCGGTCTGGACAGGCCGCTGCCCGTGCAGTACGTCAGCTACCTGAGCGGCCTCGTGCGCGGCGACCTCGGCAGGTCGTACGCGCAGCGCGCGCGGGTGTCCGACCTCATCGCCTCGCGCTTCGCGCCCACGATGCAGCTGGCGCTGGCCGGCATCTTCTTCGAGCTGCTCATCGGCCTCCCCGCCGGCATCGCGGCCGCCATGAGGCGCGGCTCGCGCTTCGACCAGTTCGTCATGACGCTGGCGTTCGTGGGCGTCTCGGCGCCGCAGTTCGTCGTGGGCCTCATCCTCCTCTACCTGCTCGCGTTCCTCGTGCCCGTCTTCCCCCTGGGCGGCTACGGCACCCCGCTGCACATCGTGCTGCCCGCCGTGTCCGTCGGCCTGGCCGGCGGCGGCTGGTACGCGCGCGTCACGCGCAGCGCCGCCATCGACGTCCTGCGGCAGGACTTCGTGAGGACCGCGCGCGCCAAGGGCGTCTTCCCCAGCCGCGTCGTCCTCAAGCACGTGCTGAAGAACGCCGTGCTGCCCGTCGTCGCGCTCGTCGGCCTCGACATCGGCGTGTTCATGGGCGGCATCGTCGTCGTCGAGTCGGTGTTCGGCTGGCCCGGCATCGGCCAGATGATCTGGCAGGCGATCCAGCTCGTCGACATCCCCGTGATCATGGGCGGCGTGCTGGTCACGGCGCTCTTCGTCGTCGTCGGCAACCTCCTCGCCGACGCGGTCTACCCGGCCCTCGACCCTCGCATCCGCTACCAGTAG